From one Misgurnus anguillicaudatus chromosome 2, ASM2758022v2, whole genome shotgun sequence genomic stretch:
- the LOC129441411 gene encoding bone morphogenetic protein 2, which yields MLPVVIWISLVGFITSRPSLNYLENHSAVENESEEVRTEAIKRLLEVFGMEDPPAALARGHKQPPQYMLDLYNTIADVNGVTKDPSLLEGNTVRSFFDKLHSDQVEFRFNLSTVARSEKVLTAELHLFKLRPQASLTFNRHHFCQVNVYQVLDSSKMNISQGRKLLSSRLIPVHSSGWEVFTITQAVRSWMSDEGSNLGLLVTVRTLAGLQMDLKTVRFASGQNHHHSKQPMLVLFTDDGRRAASLESAPKGSDVSTAGSSLPFPSPPLPSAARRSARSTDYDESGEKMPCQRLPLYVDFEEIGWSGWIVSPRGYNAYHCKGSCPFPLGQNMRPTNHATVQSIINALKLTKGIETPCCVPDKLYSINLLYFDDDENVVLKQYDDMVAGSCGCH from the exons ATGTTGCCTGTAGTGATCTGGATCTCACTGGTGGGATTTATCACCAGCAGACCGTCTCTCAATTACCTGGAAAACCACTCGGCGGTGGAAAACGAGTCTGAAGAAGTGCGCACAGAGGCGATCAAGAGACTTTTGGAAGTATTTGGGATGGAGGATCCTCCCGCGGCTCTGGCTCGGGGACACAAACAGCCTCCGCAGTATATGCTGGACCTGTACAACACCATAGCTGATGTAAATGGGGTCACCAAAGATCCATCGCTCCTGGAAGGAAACACGGTCCGCAGTTTCTTCGATAAAC TGCACAGCGACCAGGTCGAGTTTCGCTTCAACCTGTCCACAGTTGCCAGGAGTGAGAAGGTCCTCACAGCTGAACTTCATCTGTTCAAGCTCAGACCTCAAGCATCGCTCACCTTTAACAGACATCACTTCTGTCAG GTCAATGTTTACCAGGTTCTTGATAGCAGCAAGATGAACATCTCTCAAGGGAGAAAGCTGCTGTCTTCTAGACTGATTCCTGTTCACTCCAGTGGCTGGGAGGTTTTTACCATCACGCAAGCT GTGAGGTCCTGGATGTCCGATGAGGGCAGTAATCTTGGTCTCCTGGTTACGGTGAGAACTCTCGCAGGCCTTCAGATGGACCTGAAAACTGTACGTTTTGCATCAGGCCAGAATCACCACCACAGTAAGCAGCCCATGCTGGTTCTCTTTACTGATGACGGCAGACGGGCAGCATCTCTGGAGAGCGCTCCTAAAG GTTCAGATGTATCTACCGCCGGATCCAGTCTTCCGTTCCCCAGCCCTCCTCTTCCATCAGCTGCCCGTCGCAGCGCTCGCTCCACAGACTACGATGAGAGCGGTGAGAAGATGCCATGTCAACGGTTGCCTCTCTATGTGGACTTTGAGGAGATCGGCTGGTCTGGATGGATCGTTTCTCCACGTGGCTACAACGCCTACCATTGCAAAGGTTCCTGCCCGTTCCCGCTGGGACAAAACATGAGGCCCACAAACCACGCCACAGTGCAGTCTATCATCAACGCTCTAAAGTTAACCAAAGGCATCGAGACCCCGTGCTGTGTACCAGACAAACTCTACAGCATTAACCTGTTGTACTTTGATGATGATGAGAACGTTGTTTTGAAGCAGTATGATGATATGGTAGCGGGAAGCTGTGGGTGCCATTGA
- the LOC141351046 gene encoding calcium and integrin-binding family member 3-like yields MDYTDQPDVRLPYELIGSMPELKDNPFRKRIAEVFSEDGEGNMTLDDFLDMFSVLSEMAPRDLKAYYAFKIYDFNNDDFICKSDLEKTLNKLTRNELTEDEVRMVCEKVIDEADLDNDGRLSLEDFQNMIVRAPDFLSTFHIRI; encoded by the exons ATGGACTACACCGACCAGCCAGACGTCCGGCTGCCGTATGAGCTGATTGGCAGCATGCCTGAGCTGAAG GATAACCCCTTTCGGAAAAGGATCGCTGAGGTCTTCTCAGAGGATGGAGAGGGCAACATGACATTAGATGATTTCCTGGATATGTTTTCTGTTTTAAGTGAAATGGCTCCACGGGACCTGAAGGCCTACTATGCTTTTAAGATTTACG ACTTCAACAACGATGACTTCATCTGTAAATCAGATCTAGAGAAGACTTTAAATAAACTGACTCGCAATGAACTGACAGAGGACGAGGTGAGAATGGTGTGTGAGAAGGTCATTGATGAGGCTGATCTGGATAATGATGGCCGGTTGTCACTGGAGGATTTCCAGAATATGATCGTCAGAGCTCCTGACTTCCTCAG CACGTTTCATATCAGGATATGA
- the LOC141351044 gene encoding ras-related protein Rab-8A-like, which produces MAKTYDYLFKLLLIGDSGVGKTCVLFRFSEDAFNSTFISTIGIDFKIRTIELDGKKIKLQIWDTAGQERFRTITTAYYRGAMGMSITFKGIMLVYDITNEKSFDNIKNWIRNIEEHASADVEKMILGNKCDINEKRQVSKDRGEKLALEYGIKFMETSAKANINVENSFLTLARDIKAKMDTKLEGNNPQGSNHGVKITTEQQKKSSFFRCVLL; this is translated from the exons ATGGCGAAGACTTACgattatttgtttaaactgcTGTTAATCGGGGATTCCGGCGTGGGGAAGACCTGTGTGTTGTTTAGGTTCTCTGAGGATGCCTTTAACTCGACGTTCATATCGACGATAG GTATCGATTTCAAGATCAGAACAATAGAACTAGATGGCAAGAAGATCAAGTTACAGATATG GGATACAGCAGGCCAGGAGAGATTCAGAACAATCACAACAGCGTATTACAGAGGTGCAATGGGTATGTCAATAACATTTAAA GGTATCATGCTGGTTTATGATATAACCAATGAGAAATCCTTTGACAACATCAAAAACTGGATCCGAAACATAGAGGAG CATGCATCAGCAGATGTGGAGAAAATGATTTTGGGCAACAAATGTGACATCAACGAGAAGAGGCAGGTTTCTAAAGACCGAGGAGAGAAA CTGGCGTTAGAATACGGCATCAAGTTCATGGAGACGAGTGCAAAGGCTAATATAAACGTGGAAAAT TCATTCTTAACTCTCGCCAGAGATATAAAAGCAAAGATGGACACAAAATTG GAGGGTAACAATCCTCAGGGTAGCAACCATGGAGTAAAAATTACCACTGAACAACAGAAAAAGAGCAGCTTCTTTCGCTGTGTGCTACTGTAA